A single window of Synechococcus sp. C9 DNA harbors:
- a CDS encoding phycobilisome linker polypeptide, which produces MTTSTSAQNLGISEFERNSRVELRSQPTETDYDRVIRAAYRQVIGNDYIMGAERLKFAESQLRNGNITVREFVRALAKSELYKNKFFYPLPQVRFIELNYKHLLGRAPYDEMEISLHNDLYVNQGYDAEIDSYIDSREYQDNFGEHIVPYYRGFWSQTGQKTVGFTRMFRLYRGYANSDRAQVEQRNPRLTWDLARNTANTVIAPSGVNDAWSFRPTPNQTGPARQGALVGESSRVYRVEITGVTGARVRRSTQTLLVPYEQLSMRMQQIQRQGGRIASITPA; this is translated from the coding sequence ATGACCACATCCACTTCGGCGCAAAATTTAGGCATCAGCGAATTTGAGCGCAATAGCCGGGTTGAACTGCGGAGCCAGCCCACGGAAACCGATTACGACCGGGTGATCCGGGCGGCCTACCGGCAGGTGATTGGGAACGACTATATTATGGGGGCGGAGCGGTTGAAATTCGCCGAGTCCCAACTGCGCAATGGCAATATCACCGTCCGGGAATTTGTGCGGGCGTTGGCGAAATCCGAACTGTACAAAAACAAATTTTTCTATCCCCTGCCCCAGGTGCGGTTTATCGAGTTAAATTACAAGCATCTTTTGGGGCGGGCACCCTACGATGAGATGGAAATCAGCCTGCACAATGACCTGTACGTTAACCAGGGCTACGATGCGGAGATTGATTCCTACATTGACAGCCGGGAGTATCAAGATAATTTTGGCGAGCATATCGTGCCCTACTACCGGGGTTTTTGGTCTCAAACCGGGCAAAAAACCGTGGGCTTTACCCGGATGTTCCGCCTGTATCGGGGCTATGCCAACAGTGACCGGGCGCAGGTGGAGCAACGCAACCCCCGCCTCACCTGGGATTTAGCCCGCAATACGGCCAACACGGTGATTGCCCCCTCTGGGGTAAACGATGCCTGGTCGTTCCGTCCGACCCCCAACCAAACGGGGCCTGCCCGTCAAGGGGCATTGGTGGGGGAAAGCAGTCGGGTGTACCGGGTGGAAATTACGGGTGTAACGGGTGCTCGGGTGCGTCGCAGTACCCAAACCCTGTTGGTGCCCTACGAGCAACTTTCCATGCGGATGCAACAAATCCAACGCCAAGGGGGGCGGATCGCCAGCATTACCCCCGCCTAA
- a CDS encoding ABC transporter ATP-binding protein — MLSLVEVTYHPPAAPRPILHQVSFTVSPQSLTLIVGVSGAGKTTLLELIAGLATPTQGQILWQEQALQATDLQELAGLVFQFPERHFCGLTLLEELRLGHPELTLEQVQQVLNTVHLGEVPLHQPPHHLSGGQQRRLALAVQLIRQPYLLLLDEPLAGLDWSMRQQVMQLLQELKNTWSLLVVSHDTRELSGMADQVWCLAGGKLNKLERIS; from the coding sequence ATGCTCTCCTTGGTTGAGGTCACCTATCATCCACCCGCCGCTCCCCGCCCGATTTTGCATCAGGTCAGTTTTACGGTGTCCCCCCAATCCTTGACCTTGATTGTTGGGGTGAGTGGGGCGGGCAAAACCACCCTATTGGAATTAATCGCCGGACTAGCCACCCCCACGCAGGGGCAGATTCTCTGGCAGGAACAGGCATTACAGGCGACGGATTTGCAGGAATTGGCGGGGCTGGTGTTTCAGTTCCCCGAGCGGCATTTTTGCGGTCTGACCCTCTTGGAGGAATTGCGGCTTGGGCATCCCGAACTCACCCTGGAGCAGGTACAGCAGGTCTTAAATACGGTGCATTTGGGCGAGGTACCCCTGCATCAGCCCCCCCATCACCTGAGCGGCGGGCAACAACGGCGGTTGGCTCTGGCGGTGCAATTGATTCGGCAACCCTATTTGTTATTGCTTGATGAACCCTTGGCGGGGTTGGACTGGTCCATGCGCCAGCAGGTCATGCAATTATTGCAAGAATTAAAAAATACTTGGTCTTTGTTGGTGGTCAGCCACGATACCCGGGAATTGAGTGGGATGGCGGATCAGGTGTGGTGTTTGGCTGGGGGCAAATTGAATAAATTAGAGCGCATTTCCTAA
- a CDS encoding helix-turn-helix domain-containing protein, with amino-acid sequence MPTDLPLTYETFWQDERLTCAVAATLRVIAGRWKVLILRELLPTPQRFNQLQRALVGISSKVLAEQLRQMEQDGIIHRQEFAELPLRVEYALTPLGQQLHPVLHHLHQWGHAYLTLHPDRSEQWVAGDD; translated from the coding sequence ATGCCTACTGACCTGCCCTTGACCTACGAAACCTTTTGGCAGGACGAGCGGCTCACCTGTGCGGTGGCGGCGACCTTGCGGGTAATTGCGGGGCGGTGGAAAGTGTTGATCCTGCGGGAACTTTTGCCTACTCCGCAACGGTTTAACCAACTCCAACGAGCCTTGGTGGGCATCAGTAGCAAGGTGTTGGCGGAACAATTACGCCAAATGGAGCAAGATGGGATTATCCACCGTCAGGAATTTGCGGAATTGCCCCTCCGGGTGGAATACGCCCTCACGCCCTTGGGTCAGCAACTGCATCCTGTCCTGCACCACCTGCACCAATGGGGGCACGCTTATCTTACCCTTCATCCCGACCGCTCGGAGCAGTGGGTCGCCGGGGATGATTAA
- a CDS encoding NAD(P)H-quinone oxidoreductase subunit J, producing the protein MTSQGFEHRFLGRDHQGVEILQVDREVLLPIATALYGYGFNYLRCQGGYDVGPGQELVSFYYLVKLADNADRPEEVCVKVFLPRHDPKVPSVYWIWRTADWQERETYDLYGIEYVGHPHLKRILLPEDWVGWPMRKDYVTPDFYELQDAY; encoded by the coding sequence TTGACCAGTCAGGGGTTTGAGCATCGCTTTCTGGGGCGGGATCACCAGGGGGTGGAAATCCTCCAGGTGGATCGGGAGGTGCTGTTGCCGATTGCGACGGCTTTGTACGGCTATGGGTTTAATTACCTGCGCTGTCAAGGGGGCTACGATGTCGGGCCGGGGCAGGAGTTGGTGAGTTTTTATTACCTGGTCAAGCTGGCGGACAATGCGGATCGCCCGGAGGAGGTATGTGTCAAGGTATTTTTACCCCGTCACGACCCGAAGGTGCCCTCGGTGTATTGGATTTGGCGCACGGCGGACTGGCAGGAACGGGAAACCTACGATCTGTACGGCATTGAATACGTGGGGCATCCCCATCTGAAGCGGATTCTCTTGCCGGAGGACTGGGTGGGCTGGCCGATGCGGAAAGATTACGTTACCCCGGACTTTTACGAATTGCAGGATGCCTACTGA
- a CDS encoding NADH dehydrogenase subunit K, whose amino-acid sequence MVMTPTFGEAKILNPIERPQVTQDLANNVILTTLNDLYDWARLSSLWPLLYGTSCCFIEFAALIGSRFDFDRFGLIPRSSPRQADLIITAGTVTMKMAPALVRLYEQMPDPKYVIAMGACTITGGMFSTDSYTVVRGVDKIIPVDVYLPGCPPKPEAIIDAIIKLRKKIAQEDARERSLYEQTHRYFTVKHELKVVPPILTGEYLQSPTRQAPPQELAQAMGVPVGALAPQTEEVAGG is encoded by the coding sequence ATGGTCATGACCCCCACCTTTGGCGAAGCCAAAATTTTGAATCCGATTGAGCGACCCCAGGTGACCCAAGACCTGGCGAATAATGTGATTTTGACCACTTTGAATGACCTGTACGATTGGGCGCGGTTGTCCAGTCTGTGGCCCCTGCTGTACGGGACGAGTTGCTGTTTTATCGAATTTGCGGCACTGATCGGCTCCCGGTTTGATTTTGACCGGTTTGGTCTGATCCCCCGCTCTAGCCCCCGGCAGGCGGATTTGATTATCACGGCGGGGACGGTGACGATGAAGATGGCGCCAGCGTTGGTGCGGTTGTATGAACAAATGCCTGACCCCAAGTATGTGATTGCCATGGGAGCCTGTACGATCACCGGCGGGATGTTCAGCACGGACTCCTACACGGTGGTGCGGGGGGTGGATAAAATTATTCCGGTGGATGTGTATCTGCCCGGGTGTCCCCCCAAACCGGAGGCAATTATTGATGCCATTATCAAACTGCGGAAAAAAATTGCCCAGGAGGATGCCCGGGAGCGCAGTCTCTATGAGCAAACCCACCGCTATTTCACGGTGAAGCATGAGTTGAAGGTGGTGCCGCCGATTTTGACCGGGGAATACCTGCAAAGCCCGACCCGGCAAGCGCCGCCCCAGGAGTTAGCCCAAGCGATGGGGGTTCCTGTTGGTGCTCTGGCTCCCCAAACCGAGGAGGTGGCGGGTGGCTGA